In Rattus rattus isolate New Zealand chromosome 3, Rrattus_CSIRO_v1, whole genome shotgun sequence, one genomic interval encodes:
- the P2ry1 gene encoding P2Y purinoceptor 1: MTEVPWSAVPNGTDAAFLAGLGSLWGNSTIASTAAVSSSFRCALIKTGFQFYYLPAVYILVFIIGFLGNSVAIWMFVFHMKPWSGISVYMFNLALADFLYVLTLPALIFYYFNKTDWIFGDVMCKLQRFIFHVNLYGSILFLTCISAHRYSGVVYPLKSLGRLKKKNAIYVSVLVWLIVVVAISPILFYSGTGIRKNKTVTCYDSTSDEYLRSYFIYSMCTTVAMFCIPLVLILGCYGLIVRALIYKDLDNSPLRRKSIYLVIIVLTVFAVSYIPFHVMKTMNLRARLDFQTPEMCDFNDRVYATYQVTRGLASLNSCVDPILYFLAGDTFRRRLSRATRKASRRSEANLPSKSEEMTLNILSEFKQNGDTSL; encoded by the coding sequence ATGACCGAGGTGCCTTGGTCGGCTGTCCCCAACGGGACAGATGCTGccttcctggctggcctgggctcCCTTTGGGGAAACAGTACAATCGCCTCGACTGCAGCAGTTTCCTCTTCATTCCGATGTGCCCTGATCAAGACCGGCTTCCAGTTCTACTACCTGCCGGCCGTCTACATCTTAGTGTTCATCATAGGCTTCCTTGGCAACAGCGTGGCAATCTGGATGTTCGTTTTCCACATGAAGCCTTGGAGCGGCATCTCGGTGTACATGTTCAATTTGGCTCTGGCCGACTTTCTGTATGTGCTCACCCTACCAGCTCTCATCTTCTACTACTTCAACAAGACTGACTGGATCTTCGGGGATGTTATGTGCAAGCTGCAGAGGTTCATCTTCCATGTAAACCTCTATGGCAGCATCTTGTTCCTCACCTGCATCAGTGCACACAGGTACAGTGGCGTGGTGTACCCTCTCAAGTCTCTGGGcaggctcaagaagaagaatgccATTTATGTCAGTGTGCTGGTATGGCTCATTGTGGTGGTGGCCAtctcccccattctcttctaCTCTGGCACTGGGATTCggaaaaacaaaactgtcacCTGCTACGACTCCACGTCAGATGAGTACCTGCGAAGTTATTTCATCTACAGTATGTGCACGACTGTGGCCATGTTCTGCATCCCCCTGGTGCTGATCTTGGGCTGTTATGGATTAATTGTTAGAGCTTTGATTTACAAAGATCTGGACAACTCTCCTCTCCGGAGGAAATCCATTTACCTGGTGATAATTGTCCTGACGGTGTTTGCTGTGTCTTACATCCCTTTCCATGTGATGAAAACGATGAATTTGAGGGCACGGCTGGATTTCCAGACCCCAGAAATGTGTGATTTCAACGACAGGGTTTATGCCACCTATCAGGTAACAAGAGGTCTAGCAAGTCTCAACAGCTGTGTGGACCCCATTCTCTATTTCTTGGCTGGAGATACATTCAGAAGGAGACTGTCCCGAGCCACCAGGAAAGCTTCCAGGAGGAGTGAGGCCAATTTACCATCCAAGAGTGAAGAAATGACTCTCAACATTTTGTCTGAGTTCAAGCAGAATGGAGACACAAGTTTGTGA